CCACGAGGCTTCGGCTCGGCCTGCCACAGGTAAACGCTATATCCAAGGCTGACCTCCTAAAACCTGAGCAGATGGAGAGCATAGAGGAACAGTTAAACAGCCCCGACACTCTCTACGGCGTCCTCGTGAGTGGGGGGTGTTGACCCGTTAATGGCTGAGGCTGCAATAAAGGCGCTTGAAGCCCTCGGCCCAGAGCCTGGCATGGAGGCTGCTATAAGGTTCGTATCATCGGTATCGGGTTACGGACTCGACGACCTTTACGCGACAATACAGCAAGTACTGGCAGGCGGAGAGGACTTCTACACTGAGGAGCCAAGCCCACGTCTCTAATTCTACTCTCTCCTACGCCGATAATGTGGTGTAGCACGGTTAGCATCGATTATGTGCATAACCTTGTAGCCCATGCTAGTGAGCGTGTCTGCAATGAATCTCCGGTGGCAACGAAACCACAGCCTCTCCCTGCACATGACAGCTACGGGTCCCCTAGCAGACTCCACTACCTTGACAAGCATCTCTATACCACGTCTATACCCCTCACTCTTCATATATTCCTCGTAGCCTCTAGGCCGAAACCCGCCCAGGACCTCGCCTAGCCAGATATAGCCTATACCATGCACGGGCAATAGCTCCATGAGCACCTCTCGTCGAAACCATGGTACGCGACGGCTCGTTGGAAACCTCCTCACATCAACTACTACCTTTACCCGGTACAGTTTTAGCAATGATATCAACTCGCCAAGGGTTCTATTACTATGACCGACAGTATACACTAGTCTCCGAGGCATAATAGGGCACGCTCAACAGCATCCATCGCGCTCCGTCCAAATACATAGATTACTGGTTCAAGATTTATACCGCCACGGTCAGCTATAACGTCCACAGGATCTCTCTGCTTCTCCAGCACCGAAGCTATATCCTCGAGGAGCTTCTCTGGCGACTCGTGGGGCCCTGCCTCTATTACCCGCAGACCAGTCCTCCTCAACTTCTCGATACACTGCTCGCTGAAAGCTATCACCACGGCTGCCCTGCAGTCGGACCACTTAGAGTAGGCTAGGAGGAGTATCGAAGCTGTATGTTTGCTACCGCCATACGCGGGAAATCCAACTATGGCAACTTTATCTCCGACCCTCACTATTGCACCTGTTAGACCGACAACCTCAGCTATAGTCTTAGCTTGGGGTTTCGCAGCTACAATGTTTGAGCCAACGTATGGTACGAGTTTCTCCACACCAGGCCTCGACGCGAACAATTTCGCAGCCTCTTCAACCTCCTCGATGTAAGGGTCCCGGCCAGGTTTGAACAAGTTCATGCATATGTTGCAGGTTACAGGGAGCCGAGGATCCAGCCTCCTATGGAAGCTGCAGAGTGCACCTCTCGCCAGCAAAGTGTTGATGTAGCTAGTAAACAGTTCCATGTAGCCAGTATAGTTTTGCAGTATAAGCCTCGCAGCAAGGATAGATACTATAGAGCGTACCTCATCGATATCAACGCCTATCTCGCCAAGCTCCTGTAGAATATCGTCGAATCTTCGGCGCAGATACCTACTAACTAGGGGCTGTGAGACACCAAGAAGCCTGGCTATCCTCTCCTGGCCTAGCCCTTGCCTCCGCAGAGCATGTGCTACAAGAGCCCTAATGCCCGGTATGAGGTAGCGGGCAACAAGCTCGTGAGGCACCACCCTCCACAAACCCCTCCGCTAGGCTCTCATAACGCTCAGGCTAGCCAGCTAGATAGACCTCGGACTAGTCTTAGAGGTAGAGAGCCGCTTCTAAACCTACACCTCTACACAGCTATAGCCCGCTAAAAATCGGGAAGATAGAATGCAACAATATACAGCCACTCTTGACGGGGAGGAGGACGTGCAATTGAGCTGTACCGTGTAAAGGGTAGGTCTTTAGCCTAGGTGTACAATGCATGCTACCCCTGGGGGCTTGGCTTGCGGGTACTCGACGAGACTGATGCCAGGACTCTCCACAGCTATATTATAGACCTCTACAAGAGCTTCATACCAGTAAAGGCCATTCCACCGGATATGGGTGGCGAGGGCGAGCTAGAGCGCGCCAAGGTACTCGAGGATGAGCTTAGAAGACTTGGGCTGAGGGTTTGGCGCGTAGATGCGAGGGATGAGAGGGCTAGAGGTGGCATAAGGCCCAACATACTCGCCCAGCTCGAGGGCGCCGACACCTCTAGGACTCTCTGGATAGTAGCCCACATGGACACTGTGCCTGAGGGTGACCGTAGTCTCTGGAGGTATGAGCCTTACAGCGTAACCGTCGAAGATGACTATGTATATGGCCGCGGCGTGGAGGACAACGGCCAGGCAATAGTGGTAGCTTTTGCAGTGGCCAAGTACCTGGTTGAGAGGGGGGTTAAGCCCAGGGTAAACCTTGGCATCGCCCTTGTCAGCGATGAGGAGACAGGTAGTAGGTACGGTCTACAGT
This DNA window, taken from Hyperthermus butylicus DSM 5456, encodes the following:
- a CDS encoding DUF488 family protein; protein product: MPRRLVYTVGHSNRTLGELISLLKLYRVKVVVDVRRFPTSRRVPWFRREVLMELLPVHGIGYIWLGEVLGGFRPRGYEEYMKSEGYRRGIEMLVKVVESARGPVAVMCRERLWFRCHRRFIADTLTSMGYKVMHIIDANRATPHYRRRRE
- a CDS encoding thiamine-phosphate synthase family protein, which translates into the protein MVPHELVARYLIPGIRALVAHALRRQGLGQERIARLLGVSQPLVSRYLRRRFDDILQELGEIGVDIDEVRSIVSILAARLILQNYTGYMELFTSYINTLLARGALCSFHRRLDPRLPVTCNICMNLFKPGRDPYIEEVEEAAKLFASRPGVEKLVPYVGSNIVAAKPQAKTIAEVVGLTGAIVRVGDKVAIVGFPAYGGSKHTASILLLAYSKWSDCRAAVVIAFSEQCIEKLRRTGLRVIEAGPHESPEKLLEDIASVLEKQRDPVDVIADRGGINLEPVIYVFGRSAMDAVERALLCLGD